Proteins encoded together in one Salarchaeum sp. JOR-1 window:
- a CDS encoding universal stress protein, whose amino-acid sequence MTLVVVPVRYPLTEHSKGTLAAAIEEARERDADLTVLHVNLYQDDRRVTRTALKHAVERAFGSLPFARYVVRRSFLVEQAILDEVADEGADVVVIGHKQMPRWRRTLRRLFGTPDIQSFLRGELDCELISVPGR is encoded by the coding sequence ATGACACTCGTCGTGGTTCCGGTTCGCTACCCGCTCACGGAACACTCGAAGGGAACGCTCGCCGCGGCTATCGAGGAGGCCCGCGAGCGCGACGCCGACCTCACCGTCCTCCACGTGAACCTCTACCAGGACGACCGGCGGGTCACGCGAACCGCGCTCAAGCACGCCGTCGAGCGCGCGTTCGGATCGCTCCCGTTCGCGCGATACGTCGTCCGCCGGAGCTTCCTCGTCGAACAGGCCATCCTCGACGAGGTCGCGGACGAGGGCGCGGACGTGGTCGTCATCGGCCACAAGCAGATGCCGCGATGGCGGCGCACCCTCCGCCGGCTGTTCGGCACGCCCGACATCCAGTCCTTCCTCCGCGGCGAGCTCGACTGCGAACTCATCAGCGTTCCCGGTCGCTGA
- a CDS encoding proteasome assembly chaperone family protein, which yields MTDSNRFAADPLTHDDPDFSITHDADPSGVLVAGFSSFGLAGLTAVDYLVDRLDLEETGHVTVDALPSITPFENGQPRHHTRFFSRDDLDITVLTGELYVPQFAADALTTAITDWTAENGVQEVAVPAGIPLAHGPDDHRTFYIATPDYHDKRLTDRDIPPMGSGFLDGVNAGILEHAIDTDLAAATYVTPVHAEVPDVDASLRLLDALDTVYDLDLDTDPLEQFAKQVRDYYADLNARVEAVDDSQRPDDRMYV from the coding sequence ATGACCGACTCGAACCGGTTCGCCGCCGACCCGCTCACCCACGACGACCCCGACTTCTCCATCACGCACGACGCCGACCCCAGCGGCGTCCTCGTCGCCGGATTCTCCAGCTTCGGGCTCGCCGGCCTCACCGCCGTCGACTACCTCGTCGACCGACTCGACCTCGAGGAGACCGGCCACGTCACCGTCGACGCCCTGCCCTCCATCACGCCCTTCGAGAACGGACAGCCCCGCCATCACACTCGGTTCTTCTCCCGGGACGACCTCGACATCACCGTCCTCACCGGCGAGCTCTACGTACCCCAGTTCGCCGCCGACGCCCTCACCACCGCCATCACCGACTGGACCGCCGAGAACGGCGTGCAGGAGGTCGCCGTCCCCGCAGGCATCCCGCTCGCGCACGGCCCCGACGACCACCGCACCTTCTACATCGCCACCCCCGACTACCACGACAAACGCCTCACCGACCGCGACATCCCACCGATGGGCTCCGGCTTCCTCGACGGCGTCAACGCCGGCATCCTCGAACACGCCATCGACACCGACCTCGCCGCCGCCACCTACGTCACCCCCGTTCACGCCGAAGTCCCCGACGTCGACGCCAGCCTCCGCCTCCTCGACGCCCTCGACACTGTCTACGACCTCGACCTCGACACGGATCCCCTCGAACAGTTCGCGAAACAAGTCCGCGACTACTACGCCGACCTCAACGCCCGCGTCGAAGCGGTCGACGACTCCCAGCGCCCCGACGACCGCATGTACGTGTAG
- a CDS encoding bifunctional UDP-sugar hydrolase/5'-nucleotidase yields the protein MSLRFLHYSDVENAHDDPERIGRLAGALRELAGDDTVVAGTGDNTSPGVLPLVTEGMQAVDFFEAAGTDVETFGNHDFDYGVEATRRVVAASPQTWVSANVREDGERFAADAGVVPWLTIDRAGTTVGVTGVTDPKTPSINPNAGAVTFEDPIEAVREAEAELREAGAEYVVVLSHLGNGDQELAVETDVDVVLGGHVHTELQERIEGTLLTRPGVNGEVVYEVELGRDPAVTRHRVAEFGVNETVAGALRERESDAALDEVVARVSDPIERSEATTFRGESRIGNFVADAYRWAGDADVGLQNSGGIRSGPDIDGDVTVGDLVSVVPFDEPVAVAELAGEELRTVLQQSHGATVGFGEADWWHSHVSGVELTWDTVQQELVEVTVCGEPLDPDATYTVATNDYLFHTDHEFPLLDNEHRIGTLDTQYEVLAAYAREFGIDPSVEGRVRRRPTKEA from the coding sequence ATGAGTCTTCGTTTCCTCCACTATTCGGACGTGGAGAACGCCCACGACGACCCCGAGCGCATCGGGCGGCTCGCGGGCGCGCTCCGCGAACTCGCCGGCGACGACACCGTGGTCGCGGGGACGGGCGACAACACGTCGCCGGGCGTGCTGCCGCTCGTGACCGAGGGGATGCAGGCCGTGGACTTCTTCGAGGCGGCGGGGACGGACGTGGAGACGTTCGGGAACCACGACTTCGACTACGGCGTCGAGGCGACGCGTCGGGTGGTCGCGGCGTCCCCGCAGACGTGGGTGAGCGCGAACGTCCGCGAGGACGGCGAGCGGTTCGCGGCGGACGCGGGCGTCGTCCCGTGGCTCACCATCGACCGCGCCGGCACCACCGTCGGCGTGACCGGCGTCACCGACCCGAAGACGCCCTCCATCAACCCGAACGCAGGCGCGGTGACGTTCGAAGACCCAATCGAGGCGGTGCGGGAGGCCGAGGCGGAACTCCGTGAGGCGGGCGCGGAGTACGTCGTGGTGCTCAGCCACCTCGGGAACGGCGACCAGGAACTCGCCGTCGAGACGGACGTGGACGTGGTGCTCGGCGGGCACGTCCACACGGAACTCCAGGAGCGCATTGAGGGCACGCTCCTCACGCGGCCGGGCGTGAACGGCGAGGTCGTCTACGAGGTCGAACTCGGACGAGACCCCGCCGTCACCCGGCACCGCGTCGCGGAGTTCGGCGTGAACGAGACTGTCGCGGGCGCGCTCCGCGAGCGCGAGTCCGACGCCGCGCTGGACGAAGTCGTCGCGCGCGTCAGCGACCCAATCGAGCGCTCCGAGGCGACGACGTTCCGCGGTGAGAGCCGCATCGGGAACTTCGTCGCGGACGCCTACCGGTGGGCGGGCGACGCCGACGTCGGGTTGCAGAACAGCGGCGGTATCCGATCCGGCCCCGACATCGACGGCGACGTGACCGTCGGCGACCTCGTCTCCGTCGTCCCGTTCGACGAACCCGTCGCAGTCGCCGAACTCGCGGGCGAGGAACTCCGAACCGTCCTCCAGCAGTCTCACGGCGCGACCGTCGGATTCGGCGAGGCGGACTGGTGGCACTCGCACGTCAGCGGCGTCGAACTCACGTGGGACACGGTTCAGCAAGAACTCGTAGAGGTCACTGTCTGTGGCGAACCGCTCGACCCCGACGCGACCTACACCGTCGCGACGAACGACTACCTCTTCCACACCGACCACGAGTTCCCGCTGCTCGACAACGAACACCGGATCGGAACGCTCGACACCCAGTACGAGGTGCTCGCCGCGTACGCCCGCGAGTTCGGTATCGACCCCTCCGTCGAGGGCCGGGTGCGTCGGCGTCCGACGAAGGAGGCTTAG
- a CDS encoding DUF5816 domain-containing protein, with protein sequence MTERVITNEDDETLYVAEDEGERGEKAPFLAVYRDRDRTRKYGWYCLNCETLDNAMDSMGRIQCNECGNLRKPDEWDAAHE encoded by the coding sequence ATGACCGAGCGTGTCATTACGAACGAAGACGACGAGACGCTCTACGTCGCCGAGGACGAGGGCGAACGCGGCGAGAAAGCGCCCTTCCTCGCCGTCTACCGCGACCGCGACCGAACGCGAAAGTACGGGTGGTACTGCCTCAACTGCGAAACGCTCGACAACGCCATGGACTCCATGGGCCGCATCCAGTGCAACGAGTGCGGCAACCTCCGCAAACCCGACGAATGGGACGCGGCGCACGAATAA
- a CDS encoding alanine--glyoxylate aminotransferase family protein: MQNPPEVDELTPPDRTLMGPGPSPVHPRVLRAMSTPLVGHLDPAFVDIMDETQDLLRYAFRTENEWTLPVSGTGSAAMEAAIGNLVEPGETVLVPTNGYFGGRMAEMARRAGGEVVHVDAPWGEPLDPADVQDAFDAHQPDVFGFVHAETSTGVRQPAVSELTSIAHSHDALVVADTVTSLGGVELRVDDWDIDAAYAGPQKCLSCPPGASPLTLNDDAMDKVLSRDQPSRSWYLDLSLLEGYWGDERAYHHTAPVTNVYALREALRLVAEEGIEERWARHRRVAGALKSGVEAMGLEMNAADDYWLPSLNAVRVPDGVTDTGVIDFLREHYDLEIAGGLGDLSGAIFRIGCMGHGAREKNVAFLLTALADALDSLGADVDAAAGLDAARQSL, from the coding sequence ATGCAGAACCCACCCGAGGTCGATGAACTCACGCCCCCCGACCGCACCCTGATGGGGCCGGGTCCGAGTCCCGTCCACCCGCGCGTGCTGCGAGCGATGAGCACGCCGCTCGTCGGCCACCTCGACCCCGCGTTCGTCGACATCATGGACGAGACCCAAGACCTCCTCCGGTACGCCTTTCGCACCGAGAACGAGTGGACGCTCCCGGTCTCCGGCACGGGGAGCGCCGCGATGGAGGCCGCTATCGGCAACCTCGTCGAACCCGGGGAGACGGTGCTCGTCCCGACGAACGGCTACTTCGGCGGGCGGATGGCGGAGATGGCGCGGCGCGCGGGCGGCGAGGTCGTGCACGTGGACGCGCCGTGGGGCGAACCGCTCGACCCCGCGGACGTGCAGGACGCGTTCGACGCCCACCAGCCCGACGTGTTCGGGTTCGTGCACGCCGAAACCTCCACGGGCGTCCGACAGCCCGCGGTGTCGGAACTCACCAGCATCGCGCACAGCCACGACGCGCTCGTCGTCGCCGACACGGTCACCTCGCTCGGCGGCGTCGAACTCCGCGTGGACGACTGGGACATCGACGCCGCGTACGCCGGCCCCCAGAAGTGCCTGTCGTGTCCGCCCGGCGCGAGCCCGCTCACCCTCAACGACGACGCGATGGACAAAGTCCTCTCCCGCGACCAGCCATCGCGCTCGTGGTACCTCGACCTCTCCCTGCTGGAGGGGTACTGGGGCGACGAGCGCGCCTACCACCACACCGCGCCCGTCACGAACGTGTACGCGCTCCGCGAGGCCCTCCGCCTCGTCGCCGAGGAGGGGATCGAGGAGCGCTGGGCGCGCCACCGCCGCGTCGCCGGCGCGCTCAAATCCGGCGTCGAAGCGATGGGGCTCGAAATGAACGCCGCGGACGACTACTGGCTCCCCAGCCTGAACGCCGTGCGCGTCCCCGACGGCGTCACCGACACTGGCGTCATCGACTTCCTCCGCGAGCACTACGACCTCGAAATCGCCGGCGGGCTCGGCGACCTCTCTGGTGCTATCTTCAGAATCGGCTGCATGGGACACGGCGCCCGCGAGAAGAACGTCGCGTTCCTCCTCACCGCGCTCGCCGACGCCCTCGACAGCCTCGGCGCGGACGTCGACGCCGCCGCCGGCCTCGACGCGGCCCGCCAGTCACTCTGA
- a CDS encoding mechanosensitive ion channel family protein, producing MVLEGVVSLDWWGRAEWNLLSAIVVIVAGWYAGKLLVRVLGRRVARRFQRPSVTRTILRSLRVGSLLVGAFAAMGFLGLELADLVLSVTVFSAVLGLVLAPIVGSVINGVFVLADQPYEIGDLVEITDTGERGFVEDITLRYTKVFTLDNTFLVVPNGTMRERDIINYSAEDERTRLSLTVGVTYEGDLDEARHLIETAAAEVDAVISGGPGVRIGSARYPAKPTCYIDEYGDSSVNLTLRYWAREPYKLLAVRSAVQEEIWNKLEATETVDIAYPHRHLVFDDTSSPDVDVSDRER from the coding sequence ATGGTCTTGGAGGGCGTGGTGTCGCTCGACTGGTGGGGGCGCGCGGAGTGGAACCTCCTGTCCGCAATCGTCGTCATCGTCGCCGGCTGGTACGCGGGAAAACTCCTCGTTCGCGTGCTCGGTCGACGAGTAGCACGGCGGTTTCAGCGCCCGAGCGTCACCCGCACCATTCTGCGGTCGCTCCGCGTCGGGTCGCTTCTCGTCGGCGCGTTCGCCGCGATGGGGTTTCTGGGACTGGAGCTGGCCGACCTGGTGCTCTCCGTTACGGTGTTCTCCGCGGTGCTCGGCCTCGTGCTCGCGCCGATCGTCGGGAGCGTCATCAACGGCGTGTTCGTGCTCGCCGACCAGCCGTACGAAATCGGCGACCTCGTGGAGATCACGGACACGGGCGAGCGGGGGTTCGTGGAGGACATCACGCTCCGCTACACGAAGGTGTTCACGCTCGACAACACGTTCCTCGTCGTGCCGAACGGAACGATGCGCGAACGGGACATCATCAACTACTCGGCGGAGGACGAGCGCACGCGGCTCTCGCTCACCGTCGGCGTGACGTACGAGGGGGATCTGGACGAAGCCCGCCACCTCATCGAGACGGCCGCCGCGGAGGTGGACGCGGTCATCTCGGGCGGCCCCGGCGTCCGCATCGGCAGCGCGCGTTATCCCGCGAAGCCGACGTGTTACATCGACGAGTACGGGGATAGCTCGGTGAACCTCACGCTCCGGTACTGGGCGCGCGAGCCGTACAAACTCCTCGCCGTCCGCTCCGCAGTGCAGGAGGAGATCTGGAACAAACTGGAGGCGACGGAGACGGTGGACATCGCGTACCCGCACCGGCATCTGGTGTTCGACGACACGAGCAGTCCGGACGTGGACGTCAGCGACCGGGAACGCTGA
- a CDS encoding aminoacyl--tRNA ligase-related protein, whose translation MRRSDAFLPTSRETRGSGSATTKLLARAGLIRGFGSGLWAFTPAGHRVREHVTACVRGTMTGIGAQEVSLPGLQYAERWRESGRWASFEGEMFTFENRDGQAMCLAPSHEEGVVHLLDGLVRSYDDLPLLVYQVDAKFRDDRARDGLIRAKEFRMKDAYSVHTTQESLDETYQRVRDAYERILTDLGLDYAVCAAENSVMGGARSEEFVAPVAEGGDRLKCCPDCRFGVTDEHDDFRASETCPDCGRSLRETDGVEVGHVFDLGTRYSDAMEFTVDDADGEERAALMASYGLGIDRIVQTLARQHADEDGLRWPVTDWGCVAPYHAAIVPIGYDGDVKAAADAIHDACGGVLLYDDPGQSVGERFAESDLLGIPAKIVVGNHYRDTGRVELETRDGDQRDLAPADVPDAIEEFGAGTLEGAAEESSAERAVRRTR comes from the coding sequence ATGCGTCGTAGCGACGCGTTCCTCCCCACGAGCCGTGAGACTCGGGGTTCGGGGTCGGCGACGACGAAACTCCTCGCCCGTGCGGGCCTGATTCGCGGGTTCGGAAGCGGGCTCTGGGCGTTCACGCCCGCCGGCCACCGCGTCCGCGAGCACGTCACCGCGTGCGTTCGCGGGACGATGACCGGAATCGGCGCGCAGGAGGTGTCGCTGCCCGGCCTCCAGTACGCCGAGCGGTGGCGCGAGTCCGGACGCTGGGCGAGTTTCGAGGGCGAGATGTTCACGTTCGAGAACCGCGACGGGCAGGCGATGTGTCTCGCGCCCAGCCACGAGGAAGGGGTCGTCCACCTCCTCGACGGCCTCGTCCGGTCCTACGACGACCTCCCCCTGCTCGTCTACCAGGTGGACGCGAAGTTCCGCGACGACCGCGCCCGCGACGGCCTCATCCGCGCGAAGGAGTTCCGGATGAAGGACGCCTACAGCGTCCACACCACCCAGGAGAGCCTCGACGAAACCTATCAGCGCGTCCGGGACGCCTACGAACGAATCCTCACCGACCTCGGCCTCGACTACGCGGTCTGTGCGGCCGAGAACAGCGTGATGGGCGGCGCACGCTCCGAGGAGTTCGTCGCACCCGTCGCGGAGGGCGGAGACCGCCTCAAGTGCTGTCCCGACTGTCGGTTCGGCGTCACGGACGAACACGACGACTTCCGGGCTAGCGAGACCTGTCCCGACTGCGGACGGAGTCTGCGGGAGACCGATGGCGTCGAGGTCGGGCACGTATTCGACCTCGGCACGCGGTACTCCGACGCCATGGAGTTCACCGTGGACGACGCCGACGGCGAGGAGCGCGCGGCTCTGATGGCGAGCTACGGACTCGGCATCGACCGCATCGTTCAGACGCTCGCGCGTCAGCACGCCGACGAGGACGGCCTCCGGTGGCCCGTCACCGACTGGGGCTGCGTCGCTCCCTACCACGCCGCAATCGTCCCCATCGGCTACGACGGCGACGTGAAGGCGGCCGCCGACGCCATCCACGACGCCTGCGGCGGCGTCCTGCTCTACGACGACCCCGGCCAGTCCGTCGGGGAACGCTTCGCCGAGTCCGACCTGCTCGGGATTCCCGCGAAAATCGTCGTCGGCAACCACTACCGCGACACCGGCCGCGTCGAACTCGAAACCCGCGACGGCGACCAGCGCGACCTCGCGCCCGCGGACGTCCCCGACGCTATCGAAGAGTTCGGGGCGGGAACGTTGGAGGGAGCAGCCGAAGAATCGTCCGCCGAGCGAGCGGTTCGAAGAACCCGGTAG